The following are from one region of the Heterodontus francisci isolate sHetFra1 chromosome 34, sHetFra1.hap1, whole genome shotgun sequence genome:
- the LOC137349127 gene encoding gastrula zinc finger protein XlCGF8.2DB-like: protein MEKPCKCSYCGKGFNSPSQLETHLRSHTGERPFTCSVCEKGFAQLCNLMTHQRLHTGERPFTCSVCGKGFAQSSNLLRHQKVHTDKRPFKCSDCDKSFKSTRDLLTHQGTHTGERPFTCPVCAKGFIRPFHLLRHQRVHI, encoded by the coding sequence ATGGAGAAGCCGTGTAAATGTTCTTACTGCGGGAAGGGATTCAATTCCCCGTCCCAGCTGGAAACTCAtctacgcagtcacactggggagaggccgttcacctgctccgtgtgtgagaAGGGGTTCGCTCAGTTATGTAACCTGATGACACACCAGCgtcttcacactggagagaggccgttcacctgctccgtgtgtgggaaggggtttgctcagtcatccaacctgctgagacaccagaaagttcacactgataagagaccttttaaatgttctgactgtgacaaGAGCTTTAAAAGCACAAGGGATCTGCTAACCCACCaaggcactcacactggggagaggccgttcacctgtccTGTGTGCGCGAAGGGATTTATTCGGCCAttccacctgctgagacaccagcgagttcacatttga